One window from the genome of Diospyros lotus cultivar Yz01 chromosome 11, ASM1463336v1, whole genome shotgun sequence encodes:
- the LOC127813324 gene encoding MYB-like transcription factor ODO1 — protein MGRQPCCDKLGVKKGPWTAEEDKKLINFILTNGQCCWRAVPKLAGLRRCGKSCRLRWTNYLRPDLKRGLLTEDEEQLVVDLHARLGNRWSKIAARLPGRTDNEIKNHWNTHIKKKLLKMGIDPVTHEPLNKEAKKAEAPFDDSLESHNNQEQLEETNSIPSSEENSSCSLAENFTGGAGGSHLLGICDDDQLLNCLWGEESNPLVDFASWDQFINPAAGESFCEVGLPSWEDQSCAWLLDCKDFGIQDFGMDCFNDAQVINSLETANKQ, from the exons ATGGGGAGACAGCCTTGCTGCGACAAACTTGGCGTGAAGAAGGGGCCGTGGACGGCGGAAGAGGACAAGAAACTCATCAACTTCATCCTCACTAATGGCCAATGTTGCTGGCGCGCCGTGCCTAAGCTCGCCGGACTCCGTCGCTGCGGCAAGAGCTGCAGGCTTCGATGGACTAACTATCTCCGCCCGGACTTGAAGAGAGGTCTCCTTACTGAAGATGAGGAGCAGCTTGTTGTCGACCTCCATGCTCGCCTTGGCAATAg GTGGTCGAAAATTGCTGCAAGACTGCCAGGGAGGACCGATAATGAGATCAAGAACCACTGGAACACCCACATCAAGAAAAAGCTTCTGAAGATGGGAATCGATCCAGTCACCCATGAACCCCTCAACAAAGAAGCCAAGAAAGCCGAAGCCCCATTCGACGATTCGCTCGAATCTCACAACAACCAAGAGCAGTTAGAGGAAACCAACAGCATCCCCAGCTCGGAGGAGAACTCCTCGTGCTCGTTGGCCGAGAACTTCACCGGCGGCGCCGGCGGCTCTCATTTGCTTGGCATATGCGACGATGACCAATTGCTGAATTGCCTGTGGGGAGAAGAAAGTAATCCTCTGGTTGATTTTGCATCTTGGGATCAGTTCATTAATCCGGCTGCCGGAGAAAGCTTCTGTGAGGTTGGCTTGCCTTCATGGGAAGATCAGAGCTGTGCATGGCTATTGGATTGCAAGGACTTTGGCATCCAAgattttggcatggattgcttCAATGATGCTCAAGTTATCAACTCCTTAGAGACAGCCAACAAGcaataa